DNA from Ovis aries strain OAR_USU_Benz2616 breed Rambouillet chromosome 15, ARS-UI_Ramb_v3.0, whole genome shotgun sequence:
CCAGCTAACAGCCAGAGGCCACCAGGagtttctgcaggagatggaCCCCATCCTCCACCCAAAGGGCAGCCTGAACAGGCCCACTTCCTTCCATAACCAAAAATCTCCCCCTCAAGGACAGCTCTGTCGAGGGAACTTAGAAGAAGGGCTTCAACAGGAAACTCATTACCTGGCCAGTAAGCAGCCTGCGTTACCAGCCTCAAAAGCCTTACCCTTCAGCGTAGAGCAGGCCTTAGTCTTCCCTTCAGGCTAGTAGTTATTTACAGGGCTGTTAGCAAAGAGAGAGCCTTCGGCTGCCCCCAACCTCTGGAAGGAGTCCCCTTGCCCGTCCCCTGGACTGGCCCTCTGCCTGGGTACCCGAGATCTTGATCTTCTTCACTGTCTTGTTGGTGTTGTTGGTGACATGGACATTGACGCTGATGGGTTCTCCATGGTAGTAGATCTGGGAGGTGGAAGAAGTAGCCAGGGAGAGGGGAAAGATTCCAAAGCTTTAGATGAAGGGGAGGGAAATGAGGCCCCACACACATTTCCTGGGGTTCCCCAGGCCTTGGCCACTCTGACATTGGCCCCAAGCTCATCAGTCACTTCCCACTGATGCTAAGCCACCAGGCATGTTAGACTTAAGTTCCTCTGTGGACCTTGAAAGATAATTGAATTAGAAGGTAATAATTCtaggctctgggcttccctggtggctcagatggtaaagaatccatctgcaatgcgggagacctgggttgggaagatcccctggaggagggcatggaaacccactccagtattcttgcctggagaatccccatggacagaggagcctggtgggctacagtccacggggtcgcaaagagttggacatgactgagtgactaagcacactaCAATCCTGGGTTCCAGTCCTGGGTTGGTCACCAAAAGTAATGATAACAGTAATACTAACAATAATAAAGATGAGAGTGGTAAGGCCTTGGACAGGCTATCTAAGCCTCGGTTTCCCCCGCTGTCCATTGGAGGGGCTGGAGTAAGTGATACATCAAGTCCCTGGCTCTGAAACCTCACTGAAGCCTCAATTTGTATCTCGGCCCAAGCACTTGCCTTCACTGTGCCCCCAAGAGGGAGAGGGGGTGCTCACACTTCAAAGGGGGATGGGGATGCAGGGAGACGGCCAGGACCCAGGACTCTTCAGAAGGCACACTGACTTCTGAAGTCAACCGCATCCTTCAGGCTCATGcccctcctctgtcaccccttcagTCCCCAGAGGCTTCCCCAAATCTCCCAAGGAGGTCTCAGCTTCCCTGAGTGCTGTGGTCCTCGGGCTAGAGCCAGAAGCTCCcacctggggaatcccagaggGTGTGAGAGAGCTGGGATCTAAGGCTCCAGTCCTGGGAGGGCAGCCCCACCCATGCCAAGCCCCAACCTCCTACCTCCTTGTCCAGGGAGGCCTCCAGATGCAAGGGCTTGTCCGACATGAGGAACTGCCTGGTGGTCTCCGCCgtgggctgggggccaggcctcTCTGGGGCATACTGAACCTTCCGGATGACCAGGCGCACAGAATTCCTAGTGGACGTGGGCAGAGCAAACGATGACCAGAGTCCCCCGCCTCCATCCCCTTCCCTTGTGACCCTCACATCTTTCTCTTGCTCAGGAGATCGCCATGGTTCTCATCTCCTTGGACTCCAGTCCAAACTGCAGACGTTGGCATAGCGCCCTGTTACCAGCTGGTCCCACTCCAACCTCCTCCATCCTGGGAGTCCCTAGCATCCTCTAGATCCTCACTCTCACGCTTGATGGTCCCTCTAGCACTATTTCTGAAGCTTTGCATACCTTGGGTCACAACCTATAACACTCTCTTCTGGCTTCTGCCCTCATTTGCTTCCTTCTGCAAGGCTCAGCCAAACACCTGTTCTTCCAGGAAACTTCCTGGATCCATCCACTCTGATCTTTTCCTGGTCTGAACTCCCACCACATCAGAGGCCAAGCCATCCCATGGCAGTACTGTGTGTGGATCTGTGTTTTGGTAGCCAGCAGGATGCTTCCCGGGTGGctagttgataaagaatccacctgcaatgcaggagacctgggttcgattcctgggtcaggaaaattcccctgcagaaggatcttgcctggaagattccatgtattcttgcctggaagattccagtactcttgcctggaaaattccatggacagaggagcctggtgggctacagtctatggcgtcacaaagactcggacatgacttagcaactaaaccaccaccagcaggaTGCTAAGAAAGAGTACTTTCCGCATCCCTTATGTCGCTAATGGTATGAGCCCTTTAAGGGAGGGGTTCCCAACCTCTGgtatctaatgcctgatgatcaaAGGAGGAGCTTATGTAAAAGTAATGGGAAAatagtgcacaataaatgcaacgtacttgaatcatccccaaaccatcccccacccacccacccacccaccgtggtccatggaaaaattgtcttcctgtTCAGAAATCTGTTCAGCCAGAAACCAGTTCCTGGCTCCACAAAGGTTGGGGACTCCTGTTTTAAGGACAGAAGTTTTTGTCTAAATTGTTCATTACTGTATTCTCAGTATCTAAGACAGTGCTGGCTACCGTATAATAAATGCTTACCCAATagctattaaataaaaatatacacaggGGACAAGAGCCCCAGGAAGATACGAGGGCAtggagaggtgatggaattcagtgaCGGGCGTGTGGATTCCATTAGGGGAAGGGAGGCCAGTACAGAGAATAAAGACGCAGTGAGAGGATGGACACTCAGAGACGAGGTGGGGCTCAATGAACATGATGGGCTCAGGGAGGAAACGGGCCAGGAAGATTTGGTGAGGGGATGGGGACTCAGTCAGGTGGTGTCCCagcattcccatctctcaaaTAAGCCACCTCCATTTCCCACAGCTGGATAACCAAGGTTGAAGTCCttgctcttggacttccctggcagtgcagtggttaagactttgccttccaacgcaggaggTGTAGGTTTGATGCccagttggggagctaagatcctacatgtttcacggccaaaaaaccaaaacataaaacacaggcaatattgtaacaaattcaataaagtctttagAGATGATctacataaaaaagaaatcatttttttaaagccctAATTCTCCCCATACTGATTATATGACCTTGAGTAAATgaacctctgtgcctcagtctcctcatctgtaaaatggtgatgatAGCAGGACTGACTTCttagggttgctgtgaggattaaattagtttGTACATGTTCATCACATTGAACTGTGTCTGATGCCTAATAAACTGGTAAGTGTGAGTTGCTCTATCATTATTAGTAAATTCTGGTGTGGACTTAAAATGTCAAATTGGCAATAGGTTGAGAGTGCTGGCTCTCAATGTTGCCTCCCCTTCCTTGCTCTAGGTAGGCTACTTAGCACAACCTAcacccctcttcctttctcttggtCGCAAGTCTTAAGAAGAAACGGGGAACAGAGAAGCAAGGGACAAAGGTCCCATCTCCCTACACGCTGTAAGTTGTCCAACTGGAGTTGGAGAGGTGCAATGCATCATATGACCACCAGGTGGCAAACTCAGCCCACTCCCTACGAGGATGCTGCGTCCTCTGGAAGCCTGCAGCAGGACGCAGAGTTGGGGACCCTGGTCAGCCTTGCcaggaggcaaagcaaaaacCCGACCCCGAGAGGGGCAGGTATGAGAGCAGGGTTGGGCAGCTCACCCTATAAATCAGGGCCAGCTATTTCTGGCTGCTAGCCTGGTCTGTCTGTCTGCCCAGGGCTGTGTCTCTCCAGGAAAATGCTTCCCTCTTTGAGACATGGCAGACCTCCTCTGTCTGCCCTGGGTGGGTTCACTTTCtccacttcccttcccttcccttccattgACACCCCTTACCCCACCCCCACAACCTCCTGCTGATGACCTCCCAGGAGAACTGGGAAATGGGGGTCCAAGCTGGCCGGGAAACATCTTGCTCACTGTTTAAAacaatctgaatttcagatttttttccaaaacaaaattaaaggacATGCAGTCTGGAGAGGAAGAGATTAGAAGCAGGGCGATAAGGGAAGCGGGTACAGTGATGCAAAGGAAAAAGTGCTGAGGCCTGAGTCAGGGTAATGGAGccacctcccccaggaagccctccccACCTGCCAGCCTTCCCCAGTGCCCTTGGAGTTTCCAAGGCTGGAATGCAAGGCCCCTCCTCTCCCACTTCCAGGCATTGTTACTTCTGTCTTCCTCCAACTGAACCGTGCCtgtcctgtctccctccctctgccagcAGGCAGCCCGCACCCACACGGATAGAAGCTGCACCCTCCTCACCGCTTGTGGATCTTCTCCTCCAGGTTCTCCGCACAGAAGGCTTTCACTTCGTAGTCCACACCGCAGGCCTGCAGGGGAGGGTCGCTGACCTCAGTGGAGAGGGCCGGCTCCACTGAGCATGGCCTACCCACCCTCTCATTTAAGAAGGCCGCTGGATGCGAATATCAGGTCCCCAGGCCTGATGCCCTCGTCTGAGTAGGAGCCCTGCACTCAGCCTGTGCGGAGCTGCCTCCCTCATCTGACCCTCCCACAGAGCAGCTCCCTGACCAGCTGGGCTCCAGAGTCCTGGCTGTCTGGGGGGCACTGTCCTCAATAAGGCAGTTGCCCAGAAATAACAACAAGCTTTCAGCAGCCCTATATaggaccacccccacccccaaccataTAGACCCTGCCCTGGGCACCCCTTCAGCATCTTGCCCTACCCTTTGGACCAGATGATGAGGTACATCCCACCAcatccatttcacagatgaggaaacaggctccgAGCTCCGAGGCCTGGAACACTCGTGGGGTCACCTAtgtccgagcctcagtttccccacctgtgagACAGTGATGACTGCACCTCCACACAGGGTTTGTGAGGCCGGACGGTTTGCCAGAGAACATTCTGCAGCCAACACCGAGGCCAGCGAGAGTGACTTGGGAGAGGCCCTGGGCACATAACTGAGTGTAGGGGATGAGGGTGATGCCATTATGTGCCGCCCTGTCTGAAAAGACTGCTTATCTGAGGTGGGATCAGCCTAGCTTACACACAAGGAGGCTTCTATAGGGAGCATTCCAGCACCCTCCAGACAGAGAGAGAGCTGGGGACCTGGGGACACAGTGTCCTGAACCCAGAGAGATGCTCCCTCGGGGATGACCCACCTTCCCTGTATCTTCAGGTCCCGGCTGCAACGTCACAGAGCATGGGAGGTTCGGAGGGATCTGTTAAGAGGACAGAGACACCTGTCACATTCACCGCTGACCTCCCcatgcctcccacccccacacacattcATCAGACCTGGGCCCCTAAGGACTGACCACGTCCCTTCCATCAGACTAGGCAATTCACAGGACAGACCATGTTTACCCCATCAGAACATGCTAAGCTATGCCTCATGTTACACTAGAGGCCCCTGCAATAAAGCCAAGGATTTCAGTGCATCGCAGCCCCCCCAGAACAAGAGCTGAAAAGGTCTTTCTACGATGTGCACTGTTGTAGGTAGAATAATGGCCCCCTGAAGATGTTCACATTCTAATCTCCAAAACCTGTGATAATGTTACCTAAAAGGGCAAAAGGGTCTTACAGTGTAATTTGGTGAAGCAtcctgagatggggagattaccCTGGATTAGCCAGGTGGGCCCACCATAATCACAGTGTTTTAGCAGCGAAAGCAGCATCACAGTGATGGGATTCGAGAAAGACTGGACCggccattgctggctttgaagatggaaaaggGCTGGGTCAGGGGCCAAAGAATGTGAGCAGTTTCTAGCagcaggaaaaggcaaggaagcagTTTCTATCCCAGAGCTCCAGAGAGAATGCAGCCCTGCTGACACTTGATTTTAGCCCATGAAAGCTGTTTTTGACTTCCGACCTTCAGAACTGTAAAATAACACATTTGTATTCTAATTGGCAGGTTTAATTACTGCTAGGTTTGCAAGGGTTCATTACAGCAGCCATCATATGTCTATAACAGAGAGGATGGCTCCTTATCCTCTCTCCTCTGACTTGCACAGTCAGGGGATTTCACTGAATCACAGAATCAGAGTCTGAGAAACAGGAGGTCTGAAAatccagaatcctggagtggaaaGGCGGCTGCGCAGGGAAATCCAGTACTTGCCGTTCTTGTTTGGGAGTTGGGTTGAAGCAGGGTTAGTGGGCAGCCAGTATGAAGGAGGAGACAGCCTTGCAGTGACCCGGGGGCCAGAAAGGACTTCTTTCTCTGCAGCATCCCCCTCGAcccctccttctcccactgatgACCTGGACTTGGGAGGGTCTGGGTAGCAGTGCAGAGGTAAGGGTGACACCTCTGGCAGCGGCCAGAGAAGAGACACTTACCAGGCAGCATAAGTGCCAGTGCCCTGGCCCCAGGGTACACTGGGGAGACTGCATGGCCTGGAGCTGCTGCCCCAGCTGCCCCCGTGTGCCTGCCCAGAGGGCTTGCTAGAGGTGATGCTTCTGGAATGGGGCCCCAGGGGCTGGCAGTCCCTGACCTCAAAGGTGAAAGGGTAGGCATGCTCGCCCAGCTTCTTGATGAGGCGCTCCTGCAGCCGGGTCAGGGGCTTCTTGTCCTCCGGGGCCGGCGGGAAAGACTGCACGTTGGCCACAAACAGGTCCTTGCGAAAGGTCAAGCCCAGGACATCCAGGTCCTCCCGGCCGTAGCGGAAGGCGCAGGTCAGCGTCACATAGACTGTGGGAGCAAGGGGGTGCTGAGGAGGGGCCAAGAAGGGTAGCAAACATGCCCCCCACCCAGAGTGCCAGCTGCAGCCTGGGAACTGGCTCCCTTGCCAGTCTCTCGGAGGCACACATCTGTCCCAGAGCTCCTGCAGGGAGGGCAGTGCTGCCCTTGGGACAAGGGTGTCAGGTGCCTGGCCCAGGGAGGAGGCGAGGGCTGACTGCTGGATGGGTTCCTTCCTTCTCTATCCCCACTGCAGTCCACGGCGTGTGTGCAGAGGGCCTGACAGGGTCAATGGGGGCCTGGAAGAAGCACGCTGGGGAAGATTAGAGGGCAGGGAAACCAGTGCTAGGTGGTGTCTGGAAGGCCCAGTGTCTTGTTCCACCCAACCCCCATCTCCCGTCTTCCTGCTGACCTTAGACAACCCCTTGACTGCCTCAGGAATAAGTCTTCTCTTCTGTACAATAAGACCCTGCCTCCTGCTCCGTTTGCATCCCCAAGCCTTGCAACAGTCACGATGGGCTGATGTAAAAGGGCTCAGACATGGAAAGGGTCTCCTAAAGTGGGTACAGGTGGGGCTGCCCCATGGGGCCGGAGCACCTGCTCTGATGCCGACTGGAGCCGTCATGGGAAGAaccagtggggaggggcagggatggGCTTGTTGCCTCTCTTATTGCCAGTATTCTGCCAGAGAGTCACAAAGGCCCCAGGCTGGAGgtcaggctgggggcaggggccacAGCTCACCTCTCCTCTCCTTGAGATACTCCGGATCCACAAGAACCACTCCATCTGGAGGAAGGACAGGGAATGAGCAGACATGACCTCAAACTTCTGAGCCccaaaaagtgaagtgaagtcgctcagtcatgtccgactctttgtgatcccaaggactgtagcccccacgctcttccatccatgggattttccaggcaagaatactggagtgcgttgccatttccttctccaggggatcttcctgacccagggatcgaacccaggtctcccgcactataggcagatgctttgccatctgagtcaccagggaagtctgagccCCAAACACCATGTTAAATTCAAACCCAACCATTTGTCTGTTCACAAGCATCATGAGGGCTCCCCCGGTGGCACAGTGGCGAAGAATCCGcatgccaaggcaggagacacgggttagaCCCCTAATCCGGGAAGACCCTACATGCTGCAGCGctgctaagcctgtgtgccacagctactaagcctacgctccagagcctgggagccgcaactactgcgCCCTCACACTGGACATACTAAAACCCGagcaccccagagcccatgctctgcaacaagaaaaccACCACCACGAGAAGTCCGAGCATCGCAGCTGCAGAGCGGCCCAAGctccctgcagctagagaaaaggccaaacggcaacgaagacccagcacagccaaaaataaataaaatcattataaacaaaacaaaagcatcaTGACAGAAATGGGAAGGCCAGCAGCCAGTGAATGTTACCACCATGCCCCCTCCACCCATTGACCCAGGCTGGCCTGATAAACCCAGCTCACGACTATAGgcaggttatttaacttctctttcttcatctgttaGTCAGAATAAGAAGATGAGTTCAAAACCCCAGTATCAGGTATACTGTGGAATTCAGAAGTTTTGAATTATAGAAAGGCCATGTGGTCCCTCTTCTGTATCTTCTCTAATGCCTTCTGCCAGCTCTGGGGCAGCATCCCTTGCCTAGCCCATTAAAATCTCTGCAGGGAAACTATTTGCACCAAGAGGTTAACTAAGGCATCAGTCACCTCCCATCAGTCCAGGCCAGGCTGCCACTAAATGAATTCTGTGTCAAACTCATGAACAATTAGGTGCTCTCAGGGCTTCTGGATTTAGGATTTGCAGACCTGCAGTACCCACCTCATAGGGCTCCTGCGAGGACTAAATGAATTAACACGTTTAAAGTATTAGCCGGTACCTGGCACATGCGACCATGGAGAATGTCCCAAGGCCTGACCTTGAGAGTACAGAGTCCAGTTGAAGACAAAGGATGCTCTCTCTGCTCAATGATGTAAGGGAGAAGTTTTTCTCACTGTGGGTCATTTGATCAACTTGGTATGACGCCCCAGGACTCACTGGGATCTACAGGgtctagcacagggcctggcatgaAGTAGGTGCTCTGTGAACACTGGCTGAATGGTGCTCAGGGTGCCCACGTGTACTAGGGGAGCCAGATCCCTCCTGCCCTTCTCCCCAGACCCCGTGATGCCCAGCCCCCGTGACCCCGTTACTATTCTTAAAGGCTAATGGGTGTGAACAGCCCTGGCCTCAGACAGCCCATAGGAAACTGCCTTGGCCACAGGTGAGCAGGCCACAGGTGAACACAGGGATGTTTGCTCCCCGCCTCCAAATTCATgggggagatggaaatggcagagAGGCTGGTGAGCTTCAGAGAGCACCCGACAGGCTGGGAGGAAAAGTAGGGCTGTCTGGcttcaggccaggaagggaaGGACTCAGAGTAGAGCTGGACACTGCAGCCCACAGCCTGCAGAGCGACCCCAGGGACTTGCCAGGCCTCCCGCCCCAAGGTCACAAAGACCTTCCTCCTAGCGAGCTGACACCTGGCTCTCTGCTCCATCTGCTCCCACCTGGGCTCTGGAACCACACATCTGTCCTGCCCTCTTGGCCCCAGGACAGCTCCCAGGCCACATTTCCTGTGAACTTTTCCCCCAAGCAACACATCCCACTTTCTTCATCTGGACTTAGCCTCCTGCGGTTTCCAGGACCCAGCCTCCCAACCTGTCACCTTCTTTGGTCTCACCTGGGTTTGTTCATGTCCCTCTTcaatcatttaacctctctgggtctcactgTCCACATCTGTAAATTAGGGTTAATCCTAGGCCTCCCTCCCTCAAACAAATTGTAGGAAGAGACAACGAGATTGAGGTTCTTTAAGGAAAGCTACAGTTTTTAGAATCCTAACCGGAGGTGATTTTGCCCCCCAAAGGGATATCTGGCAATGTCTGAAAACATTTCTGATTGCCATGCTGGGATGGGGGGCCTCCCAGTGTCTGATGGGTAGAGGCCAGGAATGCTGCCAAGCATCTTTCAACACATGGGATGGCCCTGCCAGCAAATGATCCAATCCAAAACCTCAGgagtgctgaggctgagagaagCCCTGAAGTGGAAAAAGTCCTTGGAAGGTGCCTTCAGCCACAGCCCAGCCTCCTGGTAAGAACCCCATGTCAGTGAAGACAGCCTCCATTTCACAAGCCCCTAGGTTTTCTCTCCATCTCCCCACCCTTTGCCATCAGAAGGGAGCAGAACGAAGTATCTGTGGAGCCAGACTGCCCAGGTTTGAATCCAGGCTCCTCAATCTACTAGCTCTGGGACCTGGaggaagtcacttaacctctctgtgcttggGATGGTAATAATAGTAGTTCCCCCAGTGTTGGGTACACAGTTAAGCCTCATGCTAAGTGGCGGCTGCGGTCATCAACATCCTCATCGTCCTTATCGTCAGGATGCTTGCCCCACTTCCTACCTCTGCCCTTCCCACAACGTCCTTTCACAGGCCCCTCGGCTGAAGAGGAAAGCAGCTGCTTGGTTAGTCTTTGCTGACTAGAGCCAAAAGCCACACACATCCTATTCttggcaccaggcccctctggaGACCTGCAGGATATTCCTGGGCCACTTCAACCTGCCCTTTTCTGGGAGGGGTCAGGCCACCGCTCCCTGCCCCCCGGCCTCCAGGGACTCACCCACGGGCTCCACGAGGTCGATGTGGTCCACAAAGTCCCGCTTTCCCAGATAGACGGTGAGCTGGGGAAGAAAGGTACAGAAGGCGTTAGCAGCTGTGGGCCCCTGCCCTGGAGGAGACCCTGGAAGCTGCCCCTGAACTCCCTGGACCCAACCCTAACCCTCATCATCGAAATCCTAACTGGATGTGGACCTGATCCCCAGTCCTAATACTAGGAATAACAAGGCCTTGTATAAATTTTAAAGCACCTGTTTATCCCAAAACCCTGCAAAGCAGCTCTtgctcccattttgcagatgaggacactgaggcctgCAGGGACCTTCACATCAAGCACCACTGAGTGTGGAGTGGCAGCAGCAAAGGTGCTTGCTGAGCGGGAGTGCTGGGCGCATCCCTGAGAGGAGGGGGGACCCTGAGCAGGGCCAGTGGCACCGGGAGGTGAGGGGGCTCTGAACACTGAGCTCTGAGTGTTCCCCGCCTCTGTGCAGCCTGCAGGGATCCACGCAAACAAGGACTTGTTCTCCAAGGCtgtgagcctgtgccctgctggTTGCCAGCCTTCAGGGGAGAACCCCAGAGCTAGAATCCAGGGCGTCATTCCAGATGGTCTGTGCTCCTCCACAATGCCTCCACGCTGACAACTGACCCTCCATCAGATTTCTGTCTCCACAGCCACGCCTGACAGGATTATGCACCAGCTCCTTGGTTATCTACTGCCTGGAGCTCCCACAGCTGGGACCTTTCTCCCCACCGCAGCCAGACTGGTCACCCTAAAACGCAAATCTAACCATGGAAGTCTGGTCTGAAAACACTCTGATGGTTCCTCAGTGTCCAGAAGCAAGAAGACAACCACATTCCATTCCAAATGTCAACTCTGATTGATTGGTAGGGgctgcctggggccctgggctgagaagaACCCAAGATGGAATATCACCTCAACAGGAAAAGGTGGCCAGTGATTGGTGATGTCTGCTGTAGGCACAGAAGGGGGATGTGAGCACACACAAGGATGTCATCTGCCAGCCTGGGCCAGGAGTCCAATCTTCTGAGCCCAACTCCAAGGCTCCAGGACCCAGCTCGGCCAGCCCCCCACCTCAGCTCCTGCTCCCTCTGCTCCTGCTTGGCACCCAGATGCCCTGT
Protein-coding regions in this window:
- the ARRB1 gene encoding beta-arrestin-1 isoform X7, whose protein sequence is MLTVYLGKRDFVDHIDLVEPVDGVVLVDPEYLKERRVYVTLTCAFRYGREDLDVLGLTFRKDLFVANVQSFPPAPEDKKPLTRLQERLIKKLGEHAYPFTFEIPPNLPCSVTLQPGPEDTGKACGVDYEVKAFCAENLEEKIHKRNSVRLVIRKVQYAPERPGPQPTAETTRQFLMSDKPLHLEASLDKEIYYHGEPISVNVHVTNNTNKTVKKIKISVRQYADICLFNTAQYKCPVAMEEADDTVAPSSTFCKVYTLTPFLANNREKRGLALDGKLKHEDTNLASSTLLREGANREILGIIVSYKVKVKLVVSRGGLLGDLASSDVAVELPFTLMHPKPKEEPSHREVPEHETPVDTNLIELDTNDDDIVFEDFARQRLKGMKDDKEEEEDGTGSPRLNDR
- the ARRB1 gene encoding beta-arrestin-1 isoform X2, with the protein product MGDKGTRVFKKASPNGKLTVYLGKRDFVDHIDLVEPVDGVVLVDPEYLKERRVYVTLTCAFRYGREDLDVLGLTFRKDLFVANVQSFPPAPEDKKPLTRLQERLIKKLGEHAYPFTFEIPPNLPCSVTLQPGPEDTGKACGVDYEVKAFCAENLEEKIHKRNSVRLVIRKVQYAPERPGPQPTAETTRQFLMSDKPLHLEASLDKEIYYHGEPISVNVHVTNNTNKTVKKIKISVRQYADICLFNTAQYKCPVAMEEADDTVAPSSTFCKVYTLTPFLANNREKRGLALDGKLKHEDTNLASSTLLREGANREILGIIVSYKVKVKLVVSRGGDVAVELPFTLMHPKPKEEPSHREVPEHETPVDTNLIELDTNDDDIVFEDFARQRLKGMKDDKEEEEDGTGSPRLNDR
- the ARRB1 gene encoding beta-arrestin-1 isoform X1; its protein translation is MGDKGTRVFKKASPNGKLTVYLGKRDFVDHIDLVEPVDGVVLVDPEYLKERRVYVTLTCAFRYGREDLDVLGLTFRKDLFVANVQSFPPAPEDKKPLTRLQERLIKKLGEHAYPFTFEIPPNLPCSVTLQPGPEDTGKACGVDYEVKAFCAENLEEKIHKRNSVRLVIRKVQYAPERPGPQPTAETTRQFLMSDKPLHLEASLDKEIYYHGEPISVNVHVTNNTNKTVKKIKISVRQYADICLFNTAQYKCPVAMEEADDTVAPSSTFCKVYTLTPFLANNREKRGLALDGKLKHEDTNLASSTLLREGANREILGIIVSYKVKVKLVVSRGGLLGDLASSDVAVELPFTLMHPKPKEEPSHREVPEHETPVDTNLIELDTNDDDIVFEDFARQRLKGMKDDKEEEEDGTGSPRLNDR
- the ARRB1 gene encoding beta-arrestin-1 isoform X6, which produces MGVFKKASPNGKLTVYLGKRDFVDHIDLVEPVDGVVLVDPEYLKERRVYVTLTCAFRYGREDLDVLGLTFRKDLFVANVQSFPPAPEDKKPLTRLQERLIKKLGEHAYPFTFEIPPNLPCSVTLQPGPEDTGKACGVDYEVKAFCAENLEEKIHKRNSVRLVIRKVQYAPERPGPQPTAETTRQFLMSDKPLHLEASLDKEIYYHGEPISVNVHVTNNTNKTVKKIKISVRQYADICLFNTAQYKCPVAMEEADDTVAPSSTFCKVYTLTPFLANNREKRGLALDGKLKHEDTNLASSTLLREGANREILGIIVSYKVKVKLVVSRGGDVAVELPFTLMHPKPKEEPSHREVPEHETPVDTNLIELDTNDDDIVFEDFARQRLKGMKDDKEEEEDGTGSPRLNDR
- the ARRB1 gene encoding beta-arrestin-1 isoform X5, with amino-acid sequence MGVFKKASPNGKLTVYLGKRDFVDHIDLVEPVDGVVLVDPEYLKERRVYVTLTCAFRYGREDLDVLGLTFRKDLFVANVQSFPPAPEDKKPLTRLQERLIKKLGEHAYPFTFEIPPNLPCSVTLQPGPEDTGKACGVDYEVKAFCAENLEEKIHKRNSVRLVIRKVQYAPERPGPQPTAETTRQFLMSDKPLHLEASLDKEIYYHGEPISVNVHVTNNTNKTVKKIKISVRQYADICLFNTAQYKCPVAMEEADDTVAPSSTFCKVYTLTPFLANNREKRGLALDGKLKHEDTNLASSTLLREGANREILGIIVSYKVKVKLVVSRGGLLGDLASSDVAVELPFTLMHPKPKEEPSHREVPEHETPVDTNLIELDTNDDDIVFEDFARQRLKGMKDDKEEEEDGTGSPRLNDR
- the ARRB1 gene encoding beta-arrestin-1 isoform X4 — protein: MASPFLAPAPARPACISFPVFKKASPNGKLTVYLGKRDFVDHIDLVEPVDGVVLVDPEYLKERRVYVTLTCAFRYGREDLDVLGLTFRKDLFVANVQSFPPAPEDKKPLTRLQERLIKKLGEHAYPFTFEIPPNLPCSVTLQPGPEDTGKACGVDYEVKAFCAENLEEKIHKRNSVRLVIRKVQYAPERPGPQPTAETTRQFLMSDKPLHLEASLDKEIYYHGEPISVNVHVTNNTNKTVKKIKISVRQYADICLFNTAQYKCPVAMEEADDTVAPSSTFCKVYTLTPFLANNREKRGLALDGKLKHEDTNLASSTLLREGANREILGIIVSYKVKVKLVVSRGGDVAVELPFTLMHPKPKEEPSHREVPEHETPVDTNLIELDTNDDDIVFEDFARQRLKGMKDDKEEEEDGTGSPRLNDR
- the ARRB1 gene encoding beta-arrestin-1 isoform X8 encodes the protein MLTVYLGKRDFVDHIDLVEPVDGVVLVDPEYLKERRVYVTLTCAFRYGREDLDVLGLTFRKDLFVANVQSFPPAPEDKKPLTRLQERLIKKLGEHAYPFTFEIPPNLPCSVTLQPGPEDTGKACGVDYEVKAFCAENLEEKIHKRNSVRLVIRKVQYAPERPGPQPTAETTRQFLMSDKPLHLEASLDKEIYYHGEPISVNVHVTNNTNKTVKKIKISVRQYADICLFNTAQYKCPVAMEEADDTVAPSSTFCKVYTLTPFLANNREKRGLALDGKLKHEDTNLASSTLLREGANREILGIIVSYKVKVKLVVSRGGDVAVELPFTLMHPKPKEEPSHREVPEHETPVDTNLIELDTNDDDIVFEDFARQRLKGMKDDKEEEEDGTGSPRLNDR
- the ARRB1 gene encoding beta-arrestin-1 isoform X3, with the protein product MASPFLAPAPARPACISFPVFKKASPNGKLTVYLGKRDFVDHIDLVEPVDGVVLVDPEYLKERRVYVTLTCAFRYGREDLDVLGLTFRKDLFVANVQSFPPAPEDKKPLTRLQERLIKKLGEHAYPFTFEIPPNLPCSVTLQPGPEDTGKACGVDYEVKAFCAENLEEKIHKRNSVRLVIRKVQYAPERPGPQPTAETTRQFLMSDKPLHLEASLDKEIYYHGEPISVNVHVTNNTNKTVKKIKISVRQYADICLFNTAQYKCPVAMEEADDTVAPSSTFCKVYTLTPFLANNREKRGLALDGKLKHEDTNLASSTLLREGANREILGIIVSYKVKVKLVVSRGGLLGDLASSDVAVELPFTLMHPKPKEEPSHREVPEHETPVDTNLIELDTNDDDIVFEDFARQRLKGMKDDKEEEEDGTGSPRLNDR